GAGGCGCTCGTCGGCGTTCTCGCGCACGCAGCAGGTGTTGAAGACGATGACGTCCGCGCTCCCGGTGTCCGTCGCCGGGACCATGCCGGAGGCCATGAGAAGCCCAGAGAGACGCTCGGAGTCGTGCTTGTTCATCTGGCACCCGAACGTGCGGACCTCGAACGCGGCGGGCTCGTGCGCCGGCGTCATCGTGCATCCGCCCCCCGGGCCGCGGCACCGGCGGCGAGGAACGCCTCGACAGCCTCCGCGGGAACGGCGACCGACCCGAGGTCCTTGTACGAGAACGCGGGCCCGTGGTAGTCGGTGCCTCCTGTGACCAGCAGGCGCAGGTCCCGCGCCATCGACGCGTAGCGCTCGCACTGCTGCGGCGTGTGCTCCCCGTGGAAGGCCTCGATGCCGGCGAGCCCGTCGGCTGCGAGCGGCCGGATGATGTCGTCCGCCTTGCTGACGCCGGGATGCGCGAGGACGGCCAGCCCGCCCGCATCGCGGATGATGCCGACCACCTCGGCGGGCGTGCGCACGTCGCGCGGCACGTAGTGCGGGGCACCCCGGCCGATGAGCCGCGCGAACGCCTCGTCGGTGCTGTGAACGACGCGGCTGTCGACGAGCGCGCGCGCCACGTGGGCGCGTCCGACCGCGCCGTCGCACGAGAGGCGCAGGACGTCGTCCATCGACAGCGGGATCCCTGCGGCGACCAGGGAGGCGACGATCGCCTCGGCACGGCGCAGCCGCGCGGCGCGCAGGTCGAAGAGGTGTGCGAGGAGCCGCTCGTCGCGGGTGTCGACGAAGTAGCCGAGCACGTGGACGCTGCGGGTGCCGACGACGGCGGAGAGCTCGACGCCCGGGACCAGGGTCAGCGCGGTGCCGCGCGCGGCCGCCGCCGCCTCGGCGACGCCTGCGACGCTGTCGTGGTCGGTGATGCTCAGGACGTCCACGCCGAGTTCGAGCGCGAGCGCGACCAGTCCCGACGGGGACGACGAGCCGTCGGAAGCGGTGGAGTGGACGTGGAGGTCGGCCCTCATCGCGTGCGGGCCGCTCCGCTAGCGGTGCATGTCGCGCGGCTCGACGAGCAGGCGGATCGCCGTGCGCTCCTCGCCGTTGATCACGATGTCGGCGAACGCCGGAACGCAGGTCAGCTCGATGCCGGAAGGCGCGATGAAGCCGCGGGCGATGGCGATGGCCTTGACGGCCTGGTTGAGAGCCCCGGCGCCCACGGTCTGGATCTCGACGGCGCCCTGCTCGCGGATCACGCCGGCGAGCGCGCCGGCGACGGAGTTGGGATTCGACTTGCTCGATACCTTGAGGACTTCCACGGCTGTCTCCATGCGGTGCGTGCGCTGCTGCGAAGAAGAGGCGCGTCGTCTGGTCGGGTGGCGTTCTGGGTCTGCTGGGGTGATTGAGCGGCGTCATGTGTCGCGAACTTGGAGTGCGTGTCCCCGATTATAGCGCAGATGGGCCCCCGGCCGCCCTCAGTCGTCCTTGTCGACGTCGAAGCGGACGCGGATCTCGTCACGGCCGACCGTCACGCGCGGCTCGCCGCGCAGGTGGACGTAGTAGCGCTCGGAGATCGCGTCGAAGGCCGCGGTGAGCGCGCGGGTGAACTCGACGAGGTCGGCCTTGGCGATCTTGAGGCCCCGGCGGTCGCGGTAGATGTCGGGGGTCACGGGCTCCGGTGTGGGCGCGGACGGGCGCAGGACATCGAGCACGCGAGGCACGACGGTGATATCGCCGGCGAGCACGCGGTGCGCCGTGCGCTCGGAGATGGGAAGGCCGAGCGACTCGGCGGTGGCCGTCAGCTCCGCGGCGTCGGCCGCCGCGCCGGGACGCTGCCAGACGGGCAGGCGTGAGGGGTCGTCGCAGAAGAGCAGTTCGGACGCGTCGGCCGACGCGCGCACGACCTCGTGCATCGTGGCGACGATCTCGGACGGCGAGCCGATCCACACGTCGACCTCGGGATGCTCGCAGGCGAACTCCACGACGCGGCGCAGGATGTTGTGCGGGCCGCGGACGACCCGCAGGCTGCCGTCGTCGCCGGTCTCGACCTCGGGCCACTGCGACTGGTCGGCGCGCTCCCCGATCGTGCCGGTGTCCGCGACGACGCGTACGGCCGTGCCCTTGTGGGCGTCGGACGCCTCGATGCGCGCGGAGACGGCGTTGCTGCGCACGGAGAACAACGCCATACCGCGCCCGTGGACACCCCAGCGGTCCATGACCATCGTCTCGAGCTTCGAGGTGACGCGCGGCTCGAAGACGCGCTCCTGCATCGCGGGCGGCACGCCCACGCCGTCGTCGACGATGGTCAGCGTCCGGCTATCGCCCTCGCGGGCGGTCGCGACGAACACGCGCTGCGCGTGCGCGTCGCGCGCGTTGCGCAGCAGCTCGACGACGACGTCCTCGATCCCGCGGATGTCGTGCTTGGCCTGCCGGCGCTCGGCCTCCGAGACGCGAAGGCGGACGTAGCCGTCGCCGAGGTTCTCCTCGACCTTGAGGAACTCGTCGCCGGTGACCGCGGAGACGAGGTCGATGAGCCGGTCCGGGTCGGACATGGCGGGCACGCAGCCTTCCGGTCCTACTTGGCGATGTCGATCGCGCGGCTCTCGCGGATGACCATGACCCGGATCTGGCCCGGATACTCCATCTCGTCCTCGATCTGCTTGGCGATATCGCGCGCCAGCACCACTGAGTCGGCGTCCGAGATCTCGTCGGGCTTGACCATGACGCGTATCTCACGGCCGGCCTGCATCGCGTAGCACTTGTCGACGCCCTTGTGGCTCGTCGCGACCGCCTCGAGCTTCTCGAGCCGCTTGATGTAGCTCTCGAGGGTCTCGCGGCGGGCGCCGGGGCGTGAGGCCGAGACGGCGTCTGCGGCCTGCACGAGCACGGCCTCGACGGTCTGCGGCTCGACGTCGGCGTGGTGCGCCTCGATGCAGTGCACGATCTCGGCGTGCTCGCCGAGGCGACGTGCAAGGTCCGCGCCGATCACGGCGTGCGGTCCGTCGATCTCGTGGTCGATCGCCTTGCCGAGGTCGTGGAGCAGGCCCGCGCGCTTGGCGAGCCGCGGGTCGAGCCCGAGTTCGGACGCCATGGTGCCGGCGAGGTACGCGACCTCGAGCGAGTGCTTGAGCACGTTCTGGCCGTAGGAGGTGCGGAAGCGCAGGCGGCCGAGGGTGCGGACGACCTCGGCATGCAGCCCGTGGACGCCCGCGTCGAACGCGGCCTGCTCGCCCGCCTCGTGGATCTGCTGCTCGACGAGGGTGGACGCCTTCTCGAACATCTCCTCGATGCGGGCCGGGTGGATGCGCCCGTCGGCGATGAGCGACTCGAGCGTGACGCGGCCGATCTCGCGCCGCACCGGGTCGAAGCTCGACAGCACGACCGCCTCGGGCGTGTCGTCGATGATCAGGCTGATGCCGGTGAGCTGCTCGAACGCGCGGATGTTGCGGCCCTCGCGGCCGATGATGCGGCCCTTGAGCTCATCGCTCGGGATGTGGATGACCGAGACGGTGGACTCCGCGGTGTGGTCGGCAGCGACGCGCTGGATCGCGATGCTGACGATGTTGCGGGCCTTCTTGTCGGCCTCGTCGCGCGCGTGAGTCTCGGCCTCGCGGATGTAGGCGGCCGCGTCGCGGTTCACATCCTCGCGGATGCGCGCGACGAGCTCCTCCTTCGCTTGGTCGGCGGTCATGCCGGCAAGTGACTCGAGCTTGCGGGTCTCCTCGGCGATGATGTCCTCGATCTGCTTCTCGCGCGCCTGGATCTGGCCCTGCTGGCTGGAGAGCTGGTGCTCCCGCTTGTCCTGGGCCTCAGCGCGGCGCTCGATCGACTCCTCGCGCTGGATGAGCCGCGTCTCGAGCGCGGTGAGGTCCTTGCGGCGCTCCTTGGCCTCCTCCTCGGCCTCCGCCTTCATGCGGAAGATCTGGTCCTTGGCCTCGATGAGCGCTTCCTTCTTGATCGTTTCCGCCTGCTTCTCGGCATCCGCGACGATGCGTTCGGCCGACTCCTGGGCGCGGCCCACGCTGCC
The window above is part of the Actinomycetota bacterium genome. Proteins encoded here:
- a CDS encoding PHP domain-containing protein, encoding MRADLHVHSTASDGSSSPSGLVALALELGVDVLSITDHDSVAGVAEAAAAARGTALTLVPGVELSAVVGTRSVHVLGYFVDTRDERLLAHLFDLRAARLRRAEAIVASLVAAGIPLSMDDVLRLSCDGAVGRAHVARALVDSRVVHSTDEAFARLIGRGAPHYVPRDVRTPAEVVGIIRDAGGLAVLAHPGVSKADDIIRPLAADGLAGIEAFHGEHTPQQCERYASMARDLRLLVTGGTDYHGPAFSYKDLGSVAVPAEAVEAFLAAGAAARGADAR
- a CDS encoding stage V sporulation protein S encodes the protein MEVLKVSSKSNPNSVAGALAGVIREQGAVEIQTVGAGALNQAVKAIAIARGFIAPSGIELTCVPAFADIVINGEERTAIRLLVEPRDMHR
- a CDS encoding sensor histidine kinase yields the protein MSDPDRLIDLVSAVTGDEFLKVEENLGDGYVRLRVSEAERRQAKHDIRGIEDVVVELLRNARDAHAQRVFVATAREGDSRTLTIVDDGVGVPPAMQERVFEPRVTSKLETMVMDRWGVHGRGMALFSVRSNAVSARIEASDAHKGTAVRVVADTGTIGERADQSQWPEVETGDDGSLRVVRGPHNILRRVVEFACEHPEVDVWIGSPSEIVATMHEVVRASADASELLFCDDPSRLPVWQRPGAAADAAELTATAESLGLPISERTAHRVLAGDITVVPRVLDVLRPSAPTPEPVTPDIYRDRRGLKIAKADLVEFTRALTAAFDAISERYYVHLRGEPRVTVGRDEIRVRFDVDKDD
- the rny gene encoding ribonuclease Y yields the protein MEFVGYAVAVIVGAALGIVGQRLYARGSVGRAQESAERIVADAEKQAETIKKEALIEAKDQIFRMKAEAEEEAKERRKDLTALETRLIQREESIERRAEAQDKREHQLSSQQGQIQAREKQIEDIIAEETRKLESLAGMTADQAKEELVARIREDVNRDAAAYIREAETHARDEADKKARNIVSIAIQRVAADHTAESTVSVIHIPSDELKGRIIGREGRNIRAFEQLTGISLIIDDTPEAVVLSSFDPVRREIGRVTLESLIADGRIHPARIEEMFEKASTLVEQQIHEAGEQAAFDAGVHGLHAEVVRTLGRLRFRTSYGQNVLKHSLEVAYLAGTMASELGLDPRLAKRAGLLHDLGKAIDHEIDGPHAVIGADLARRLGEHAEIVHCIEAHHADVEPQTVEAVLVQAADAVSASRPGARRETLESYIKRLEKLEAVATSHKGVDKCYAMQAGREIRVMVKPDEISDADSVVLARDIAKQIEDEMEYPGQIRVMVIRESRAIDIAK